A single region of the Lotus japonicus ecotype B-129 chromosome 4, LjGifu_v1.2 genome encodes:
- the LOC130712156 gene encoding ABC transporter G family member 1-like: protein MASLIPAAPIDHEIKPCPTSMLQQTVLDIEAPLEDNEKKEKGICLTWKDLWVSASMGKHGSKPILQGLTGYAKPGKLLAIMGPSGCGKSTLLDALAGRLSSNIKQTGEILINGNKQALAYGTSTYVTQDEILMTTLTVREAVHYSAQLQLPDTMSKEEKKERADFTIREMGLQDAINTRIGGWGIKFCDCFFASNGFPCPTLQNPSDHLLKTINKDFEQDIEVGLAGTRTIPTTEAIDILLSSYKSSKWNQEVQNEVAILSEKDTNPTYKRREHVGFLNQCLVLTKRSSVNMFRDIGYYWFRLVVYIALGLSIATVFYDLGTTNGSIKDRVSLIMFVSSFITLMTIGGFPSFVEDMKVFERERLNGHYGVTAYVIGNTFSSIPYFLLITIIPGVITYYPPGLRKGYEHFLYFFFVLFSCLMIVESLMMTVASIVPNFLMGIITDSGIQGIMILGGGFFRLPNDLPKPFWRYPLHYVAFHRYAYQGMFKNEFKGLKFATNTEIGDGGSSSNYISGEEILRNAYQVNMSYSKWVDLGILLAMIVLFRVLFLVIIKATE from the exons ATGGCTTCCCTTATTCCAGCTGCTCCTATTGATCATGAAATTAAACCGTGTCCAACATCAATGCTCCAACAAACTGTCCTAGATATTGAAGCCCCATTGGAGGACAATGAGAAGAAAGAGAAGGGAATCTGCTTGACTTGGAAGGATCTATGGGTGAGTGCCTCCATGGGAAAGCATGGAAGCAAACCAATTCTTCAGGGTCTAACTGGTTATGCCAAGCCAGGGAAGCTCTTGGCTATCATGGGACCCTCTGGTTGTGGAAAATCTACACTTCTTGATGCTTTAGCAG GTAGATTAAGCTCAAACATAAAACAAACAGGGGAGATTCTGATCAATGGTAACAAACAAGCACTGGCATATGGAACCTCG ACATATGTCACACAAGATGAAATCTTAATGACAACCTTAACAGTTAGAGAAGCAGTGCATTATTCAGCTCAACTTCAATTGCCTGATACCATGTCcaaggaagagaagaaagagagagCAGACTTCACAATCAGAGAAATGGGTCTGCAAGATGCCATTAACACAAGAATTGGAGGTTGGGGAATTAAATTTTGTGACTGT TTTTTTGCTTCAAATGGTTTTCCTTGTCCTACCCTCCAGAATCCATCTGATCATTTACTTAAAACTATAAACAAGGATTTTGAGCAG GACATTGAGGTGGGTTTAGCTGGGACTAGAACAATACCCACAACAGAAGCAATCGATATCCTTCTGAGCTCATATAAATCATCTAAATGGAACCAAGAAGTTCAGAATGAAGTAGCAATACTATCGGAAAAG GATACCAATCCAACATACAAGAGGAGAGAGCATGTTGGCTTCCTTAATCAATGCTTAGTTCTTACCAAAAGATCATCTGTCAACATGTTTCGCGATATAGGCTATTACTGGTTCCGCCTTGTCGTATATATTGCATTGGGTTTAAGTATAGCCACTGTCTTCTATGATCTTGGTACAACAAATGGTTCAATTAAG GATAGAGTTTCACTCATCATGTTCGTGTCTTCATTCATAACTTTGATGACCATTGGTGGATTCCCTTCCTTTGTGGAAGACATGAAG GTATTTGAACGTGAAAGACTAAATGGGCATTATGGTGTTACTGCATATGTAATTGGGAACACCTTTTCATCTATTCCATACTTTTTGCTGATTACAATAATTCCTGGAGTTATAACTTATTACCCTCCTGGTCTTCGAAAAGGATATGAGCACtttctgtattttttttttgttctgttTTCTTGTCTAATGATAGTAGAGAGCCTTATGATGACAGTTGCAAGCATTGTTCCAAACTTTCTAATGGGTATCATAACTGATTCTGGAATTCAAGGAATCATGATCTTAGGTGGAGGGTTCTTCAGATTGCCAAATGATCTTCCTAAGCCATTTTGGAGATATCCATTGCACTATGTTGCCTTTCATAGGTATGCATACCAAGGAATGTTCAAAAACGAGTTTAAAGGACTAAAATTTGCTACAAATACTGAAATTGGTGATGGTGGCTCATCATCTAATTACATTAGTGGTGAAGAGATTCTGAGAAATGCATATCAAGTGAATATGAGTTACTCAAAATGGGTTGATCTTGGAATCTTGCTGGCCATGATTGTTCTGTTTCGAGTGCTATTTTTGGTGATAATCAAAGCCACTGAGTAG
- the LOC130714630 gene encoding uncharacterized protein LOC130714630 → MTTLPHSGVEPKVLHTNRTQAFTIFEVDALKAKETNGSVQGEEEGITITWEDLWVTVPNGKERKPILQGLTGYAQPGRLLAVMGPSGCGKSTLLDALAGRVSLNIKQTGNILINGHRQSLAYGISGYVTQEDALLSTLTAKETLYYSAQLQFPDSMSIADKKEQADIILREMGLQDAINTRVGGWGYKGLSGGQKRRLSICIEILTRPRLLFLDEPNSGLDSAASYYVMSRIARLNLRDGIRRTIVASIHQPSSEVFELFHDLCLLSYGETVYFGPASDANQFFSSNGFPCPSLHNPSDHYLRIINKDFEQDAEEGFGKGVTTEEAIDILIKSYGSSQIGNQVIKEVAKISASDSGAIGKKRIHAAFLTQCLILIRRSSLQFFRDISNYWLRLGGFIVIAIGIGSIFYDIGFSIESIQARGSLLTFLISVLTFMTLVGGFSPLLEEMKVFERERLNGHYGVSAHLIGNTLSAIPYMLIISLIPGGIAHYLCGLHKGLEHFLYFTSLLFGTMLWVESLMLVVGSISPDYVMGMFIAGGIEGLMILLGGFYRLPNELPKPLWKYPLYYLSFLKYAFQGSFKNEFEGLTFSLGQDGGNKTLSGREVLVETWHVEMDHSKWVDLAIMFGMIVLYRILFLAITKSKENLKPFTTFEVEAIKSVETGEADKEEGVFLTWEDLWVTVSNGKNVRKPILQGLNGYAKPGQLLAIMGPSGCGKSTLLDALAGRLSSRTKQTGRILINGHKQALAYGTSAYVTEDDTILTTLTVGEAVYYSAHLQLPDSMSKSEKRERADFTIKEMGLQDAINTRIGGWGSKGVSGGQKRRVSICIEILTHPRLLFLDEPTSGLDSAASYHVISRISSLNKKDGIQRTIVASIHQPSNEIFQLFHSLCLLSSGKTVYFGPASAANKFFSSNGFPCPSLQSPSDHFVKTINKDFEQDLEKGLGGGLSPEEAIHILVKSYDSSEISEVQKEIDQIKKRDSGIMEKTSHADFLTQCLILTRRSFLNMYREVGYYWLRLLIYGAMALSLGTMFFDIGSSNESIEARASLLVFVVTFLTFITVAGFPSFVEDMKVFERERLNGHYGVIAFTIGNTLSSVPFLLLMSLIPGAIVYYLVGLHQGHEQFVYFISVLFTSVLLVEGLMMIVASLVIPNFLMGIIFGSGILGMMMLDGGFYRLPSDIPKPFWRYPLHYISFNKYAYQGLFKNEFHGLTFPSNQVEGPVTISGEDILRHLWQVEVNYSKWVDVAILVGMAVTYRILFLAIIKSFEKVKPIVTAINCPQAHFRFTKVSKSTEID, encoded by the exons ATGACTACTCTTCCTCATTCAGGTGTTGAACCTAAGGTTTTGCATACAAATAGAACACAAGCTTTTACCATATTTGAAGTTGATGCCCTTAAGGCAAAAGAAACCAATGGGAGTGTTCAGGGAGAGGAGGAGGGCATCACAATAACATGGGAGGACTTGTGGGTCACTGTTCCAAATGGAAAGGAAAGGAAACCAATTCTCCAGGGTCTTACAGGTTATGCTCAGCCAGGAAGGCTTCTGGCTGTAATGGGCCCTTCAGGCTGTGGAAAATCCACTCTTCTTGATGCTTTAGCAG GAAGAGTGAGTTTAAACATAAAACAAACTGGAAATATTCTAATCAATGGCCACAGACAATCACTTGCTTATGGAATATCA GGCTATGTAACACAAGAGGATGCTCTGCTATCAACTTTAACAGCTAAGGAAACTTTGTACTACTCAGCCCAGCTCCAATTTCCAGATTCCATGTCCATAGCAGataagaaagaacaagcagataTCATACTCAGAGAAATGGGTCTTCAAGATGCCATTAACACAAGGGTTGGAGGTTGGGGTTATAAAGGCCTAAGTGGGGGACAAAAGAGGAGACTTAGCATTTGCATTGAGATTCTAACACGCCCTAGATTACTCTTCCTAGATGAACCAAATAGTGGACTTGACAGTGCAGCTTCTTATTATGTTATGAGTAGAATTGCAAGACTGAATCTAAGGGATGGCATTAGAAGGACCATTGTGGCATCCATCCACCAGCCTAGCAGTGAAGTTTTTGAACTTTTCCATGACCTTTGTCTTCTGTCTTATGGTGAAACAGTGTATTTTGGTCCAGCTTCTGATGCAAACCAG tttttttcttcaaatggtTTTCCTTGTCCATCTCTCCACAACCCTTCTGATCACTACTTAAGGATCATAAACAAAGATTTTGAACAG GATGCTGAAGAAGGCTTTGGTAAGGGAGTAACTACAGAAGAAGCAATTGATATCCTTATAAAGTCTTATGGATCATCTCAAATTGGAAACCAAGTTATAAAGGAAGTGGCAAAAATAAGTGCAAGT GACTCTGGTGCAATAGGGAAGAAGAGGATCCATGCTGCATTCCTCACTCAATGCCTTATTCTTATAAGAAGATCTTCCTTGCAATTTTTTCGCGACATAAGCAATTACTGGTTACGCTTAGGTGGCTTCATTGTGATAGCCATAGGCATTGGTTCTATCTTCTATGACATTGGCTTTAGTATTGAATCTATTCAG GCAAGAGGTTCGCTGCTCACATTTTTAATTTCAGTTCTGACTTTCATGACCCTTGTTGGTGGATTCTCTCCACTTTTGGAGGAAATGAAG GTATTCGAACGAGAGAGATTGAATGGACACTATGGCGTTTCGGCTCATCTTATTGGCAACACACTCTCTGCTATTCCTTACATGCTAATTATCTCACTGATCCCAGGTGGAATAGCTCACTACCTTTGTGGGCTGCACAAAGGACTAGAACACTTTCTGTACTTCACTTCCTTGCTATTCGGCACCATGTTGTGGGTTGAGAGTCTTATGCTAGTTGTTGGGAGCATCTCCCCCGACTATGTAATGGGCATGTTCATTGCTGGTGGAATTGAAGGACTCATGATTCTACTAGGTGGATTTTATAGATTACCAAATGAACTTCCCAAACCATTGTGGAAATACCCTTTATACTATCTTTCCTTTCTCAAGTATGCATTTCAAGGATCATTCAAGAATGAATTTGAAGGCTTAACATTTTCTTTAGGCCAAGATGGAGGCAATAAAACATTAAGTGGAAGAGAAGTGCTGGTTGAGACATGGCATGTGGAAATGGATCACTCTAAGTGGGTTGATCTAGCTATCATGTTTGGGATGATTGTTCTGTATCGGATTCTGTTCTTGGCTATCACTAAGAGCAAGGAGAACCTGAAGCCTTTT ACCACATTCGAGGTGGAAGCCATTAAATCAGTAGAAACTGGTGAGGCAGATAAAGAGGAGGGTGTTTTCTTGACATGGGAGGACCTGTGGGTGACTGTTTCAAATGGAAAGAATGTAAGGAAACCAATACTTCAGGGTCTAAATGGCTATGCCAAACCAGGGCAACTCTTGGCTATAATGGGTCCTTCAGGTTGTGGCAAGTCCACCCTTCTGGATGCTTTAGCAG GAAGGTTAAGTTCAAGGACAAAGCAAACAGGGAGGATCCTAATCAATGGCCACAAACAAGCACTAGCTTATGGAACATCT GCATATGTAACAGAAGATGATACCATTTTGACAACACTAACAGTTGGAGAAGCAGTGTACTACTCAGCTCACCTCCAATTACCAGATTCCATGTCGAAGTCGGAGAAACGAGAGAGAGCAGATTTCACAATCAAGGAAATGGGTCTGCAAGATGCCATTAACACCAGAATTGGAGGATGGGGATCCAAAGGAGTCAGTGGTGGGCAAAAGAGGAGAGTTAGCATTTGCATTGAGATCTTAACACATCCCAGGCTTCTCTTCCTTGATGAACCCACTAGTGGACTTGATAGTGCTGCTTCTTATCATGTCATAAGTAGAATATCCAGCTTAAACAAAAAGGATGGCATTCAAAGGACTATTGTTGCATCAATCCATCAGCCAAGTAATGAAATTTTTCAACTTTTCCATAGCCTTTGTCTTCTGTCTTCTGGGAAAACAGTTTACTTTGGACCTGCCTCTGCAGCAAATAAG TTTTTCTCATCAAATGGTTTTCCCTGCCCCAGTCTCCagagtccttctgatcactttgTAAAAACAATTAACAAGGATTTTGAACAG GATCTTGAGAAAGGATTAGGTGGAGGGTTAAGCCCAGAAGAAGCTATTCATATTCTTGTTAAATCATATGATTCATCTGAAATTAGTGAAGTTCAAAAAGAAATAgatcaaattaaaaaaaga GACTCAGGCATAATGGAAAAGACAAGCCATGCTGATTTTTTGACTCAGTGTCTCATTCTTACAAGAAGATCTTTCCTGAATATGTATCGCGAAGTAGGCTATTACTGGTTACGCCTACTAATCTATGGTGCCATGGCTTTAAGTCTTGGTACTATGTTCTTTGACATTGGTTCAAGCAATGAATCAATTGAG GCCAGAGCTTCACTGCTTGTGTTTGTTGTGACATTCCTGACCTTCATCACTGTTGCTGGGTTCCCTTCTTTTGTGGAGGATATGAAG GTATTCGAAAGAGAAAGGCTTAACGGGCATTATGGTGTCATTGCATTTACCATTGGCAACACATTATCTTCTGTTCCATTCTTGCTGTTGATGTCACTGATCCCAGGAGCAATTGTTTATTACCTAGTTGGACTTCACCAAGGACATGAACAATTTGTGTACTTCATTTCTGTGCTTTTCACTTCTGTCTTGCTCGTTGAGGGTCTCATGATGATTGTAGCAAGTTTGGTAATTCCCAATTTCCTGATGGGAATAATCTTTGGTTCTGGAATCTTGGGCATGATGATGTTAGATGGTGGGTTTTATAGGCTACCAAGTGATATTCCAAAGCCCTTTTGGAGATACCCTTTGCACTACATTTCCTTCAACAAGTATGCCTACCAAGGATTGTTCAAGAATGAGTTTCATGGCCTAACATTCCCAAGCAATCAAGTTGAAGGACCTGTGACAATTAGTGGTGAAGATATCCTGAGACACTTGTGGCAAGTGGAAGTGAATTATTCAAAGTGGGTGGATGTTGCTATCTTGGTAGGAATGGCAGTAACTTATAGAATTCTGTTTTTGGCTATCATCAAGAGCtttgagaaagtgaagcctattgTCACAGCAATTAATTGTCCCCAAGCACACTTCAGGTTCACCAAAGTGAGTAAGAGCACTGAGATTGATTAG
- the LOC130713936 gene encoding 2-carboxy-1,4-naphthoquinone phytyltransferase, chloroplastic, with the protein MAATSCNLTHASGLKKLNEHHLHMKSYFKGKIPSTLLPFSSTGKMKSSKFKVEAVNGNWFCETGLKRNRGLLQVQRLDQYPFVACASGAELSSSSFEDHEEEDVSKEILIWRAIKLPIYSVAFVPLTVGSAAAYLQAGIFSARRYFVLLASSVLVITWLNLSNDVYDFDTGVDKNKKESVVNLVGSRTGTFIAAYSCLALGFVGLAWAAVVAGNMRSMLFLSCAIICGYIYQCPPFRLSYQGLGEPLCFAAFGPFATSAFYLLQGSASVMNYFPLSGTVLSASILVGFTTSLILFCSHFHQVEGDKEVGKMSPLVRLGTNRGAEVVQVVVLMLYALLFTFGLSKALPLTCILLCTLTLPMGNLVVRFVQENHKDKSKIFMAKYFCVRLHALFGTALAFGMVLARVVNTTFTSRPILS; encoded by the exons ATGGCTGCCACAAGCTGCAACCTCACCCATGCTTCTGGTCTCAAGAAACTCAATGAGCACCACCTCCATATGAAGAGCTACTTCAAAGGGAAAATTCCCTCAACCCTTCTCCCATTTTCATCAACTGGCAAAATGAAAAGTAGTAAATTTAAAGTTGAGGCAGTGAATGGTAATTGGTTCTGTGAAACTGGGTTGAAGAGAAATAGAGGACTGTTGCAAGTTCAGAGGTTAGACCAATACCCATTTGTGGCTTGTGCAAGTGGAGCAGAGTTATCATCTTCTAGCTTTGAAGACCATGAAGAGGAGGATGTTTCAAAGGAAATCTTGATTTGGAGGGCAATCAAGTTGCCAATTTACTCTGTTGCTTTTGTGCCTCTCACT GTAGGCAGTGCAGCAGCTTATTTGCAGGCAGGCATCTTCTCAGCTAGACGCTATTTTGTTCTCTTAGCTTCTTCAGTTCTTGTTATTACCTGGCTCAATTTAAG CAATGATGTTTATGATTTTGAcactggagttgacaagaacaAGAAGGAATCAGTTGTAAACTTGGTTGGAAG CCGAACAGGAACCTTCATCGCTGCATACTCTTGTCTTGCTCTTGGCTTCGTTGGGCTGGCTTGGGCTGCTGTGGTGGCAGGAAACATGCGTTCAATGTTGTTTCTTTCTTGTGCAATTATTTGTGGGTATATATATCAG TGTCCACCATTTCGGTTAAGCTACCAGGGGCTGGGAGAGCCCTTGTGCTTTGCAGCATTTGGTCCTTTTGCCACTAGTGCTTTTTATTTATTACAGGGTAGTGCAAG TGTGATGAACTATTTCCCCTTAAGTGGAACGGTTCTTTCAGCCTCGATCCTTGTCGGCTTCACAACATCTCTTATCCTGTTTTGCAGTCATTTCCATCAG GTGGAAGGAGACAAGGAAGTTGGAAAAATGTCACCTTTG GTTAGACTTGGCACTAATAGAGGTGCTGAGGTAGTGCAAGTGGTAGTCTTGATGCTCTATGCTCTTTTGTTTACTTTTGGTCTAAGCAAGGCACTTCCTCTCACTTGTATT TTACTTTGTACATTGACCTTGCCAATGGGAAACCTGGTAGTAAGATTTGTCCAAGAAAATCACAAG GACAAAAGCAAGATTTTCATGGCTAAGTACTTCTGTGTGAGGTTGCATGCTTTGTTTGGAACTGCACTGGCTTTTGGTATGGTCTTGGCTAGGGTTGTTAATACAACATTTACATCAAGGCCAATATTAAGTTGA
- the LOC130716170 gene encoding uncharacterized protein LOC130716170, whose protein sequence is MEEYTEDIKDWEQIEQHPSPETTSEWNMVTKINKSYLNVHDHQSSSSSSTASTNELGGTGTPAPPPPHLDWWRRVAYEGKKLLEAVRVVGNSAVCSGTFWSITCVAAAAAVLVAVEIRRRHRRPGRRSVDHAVCLLREKDERISQLLLQIAQLNEVLLSRRQVPVHRIGNS, encoded by the exons ATGGAAGAATACACAGAGGACATTAAAGACTGGGAACAAATCGAGCAACACCCATCTCCCGAAACCACCTCTGAGTGGAACATGGTGACCAAGATCAACAAAAGCTACCTCAACGTTCATGATCaccaatcttcttcttcttcttccacggCGTCGACTAATGAATTGGGTGGGACCGGGACCCCAGCGCCGCCGCCACCACATTTGGATTGGTGGAGACGGGTGGCCTATGAAGGGAAGAAGCTGCTCGAGGCTGTAAGGGTGGTTGGTAATAGTGCGGTGTGTTCGGGGACATTTTGGTCAATTACGTGTGTCGCAGCAGCGGCTGcagtgttggtggcggtggagatTCGAAGGCGTCACCGGAGGCCTGGTCGGAGAAGCGTAGATCATGCGGTTTGTCTTCTCAGAGAGAAAGACGAG AGAATTAGTCAACTCTTACTTCAGATTGCACAACTCAATGAAGTATTATTATCACGTCGTCAGGTTCCAGTGCATCGAATCGGCAACTCATGA